One stretch of Rhinolophus ferrumequinum isolate MPI-CBG mRhiFer1 chromosome 3, mRhiFer1_v1.p, whole genome shotgun sequence DNA includes these proteins:
- the ADGRF2 gene encoding adhesion G-protein coupled receptor F2 isoform X1, with protein MNHTLLLCCLVFLWPTESCRTLCQAASKNKAKVSAKPHDVCDGFCVDDSHCSQPCPPDTLGNMGFLCRQKKWHKITDTCRTLTPLSLFEENLSSVSPFSENIKINKYPQKSETITDLLMQKCPKDLSCILANIQHSPRIPGNIAVIVQLLHNISTAVVTDVDEAKMQSYSIMANHILNSKSISNWTFIPEKNSSCVLLHSVNSFARKLLVHKHSIDISDVFIHTIGTTVSGENSGKNLTFSMRVNDTNTEVAGRVLISRDELRKLPSASQVVSIAFPTLGAILEASLLGKVTVNGLVLSVILPKELKRILLTFEKISKLEESRTQCVGWHSLESRWDQQACQMIQENFQQAVCKCRPSKLFTSFSILMSPHSLERPILIYITYIGLGISICSLILCLSIEALVWDRVTKTEISYLRHLCIANVAATLLMADVWFIVASFLSGPTTHHDGCVAATFFVHFFYLSVFFWMLAKALLILYGILIVFHTLPKSVLVASLFSVGYGCPLVIAVITVAATEPGKGYLRPEACWLNWDTTKALLAFVVPALTIVVVNLITVTVVIVKTRRATIGSSMFQEVRAIVRISKNIAILTPLLGLTWGFGIAIVINDRSLAFHILFSLLNAFQGFFILVFGTILDPKIREALKNRVNSAKWISRISEQNLSSDYSCHPTKGPS; from the exons ATGAATCATACGCTTTTGCTGTGCTGCTTAGTGTTTCTTTGGCCCACAGAGTCCTGCAGGACATTATGCCAG GCTGCCAGCAAAAACAAGGCGAAGGTGTCTGCCAAACCACACG ATGTATGTGATGGCTTCTGTGTGGACGATTCCCACTGCAGTCAACCTTGCCCTCCAGACACTCTGGGAAATATGGGGTTTTTATGTAGGCAGAAGAAATGGCACAAGATCACTGATACCTGCCGGACTCTCACCCCCCTCAGCCTCTTTGAG GAGAACTTAAGCTCGGTTTcaccattttcagaaaatataaaaataaataagtatccCCAAAAGTCGGAGACCATTACAGATCTGTTGATGCAAAAGTGTCCGAAGGATTTGTCCTGTATCCTTGCGAACATTCAGCATTCTCCCCGGATCCCAGGAAACATCGCCGTCATCGTGCAGCTACTACACAACATCTCCACAGCGGTAGTAACGGATGTCGACGAGGCAAAGATGCAG AGTTACAGCATCATGGCCAACCACATTCTTAACAGCAAAAGCATCTCAAACTGGACCTTCATCCCTGAGAAAAACAGCAGCTGTGTCCTGCTACACTCAGTCAATTCCTTTGCAAGAAAGCTACTTGTACACAAACATTCCATTGACATATCGGATGTCTTCATTCATACTATAGGCACCACCGTATCTGGAGAGAACAGTGGAAagaatttaactttttcaatGAGAGTTAATGACACCAACACTGAGGTCGCTGGGAGGGTGCTGATCAGTAGAGATGAACTTCGAAAGTTGCCTTCCGCTTCTCAGGTCGTCAGCATTGCATTTCCAACTCTTGGAGCCATCTTAGAAGCCAGCCTTTTGGGAAAGGTCACGGTGAACGGGCTTGTCCTGTCTGTCATTTTGCCCAAGGAACTGAAACGAATCTTATTGACTTTTGAAAAGATCAGCAAGTTAGAGGAGAGCAGGACGCAGTGTGTTGGCTGGCACTCCTTGGAGAGCAGATGGGACCAGCAGGCCTGTCAAATGATCCAAGAAAACTTCCAACAAGCTGTCTGCAAATGTAGGCCAAGCAAGTTGTTTACCTCGTTCTCCATTCTCATGTCCCCCCACAGCTTGGAGCGTCCCATCCTGATTTACATCACGTACATAGGACTGGGCATTTCTATTTGCAGCTTGATCCTTTGCTTGTCCATCGAGGCCTTGGTTTGGGACCGAGTGACGAAGACCGAGATCTCGTATTTACGCCACTTGTGCATCGCTAATGTTGCGGCCACCTTGCTGATGGCTGATGTGTGGTTCATCGTGGCTTCCTTTCTTAGTGGTCCCACGACACACCACGATGGATGTGTGGCAGCGacattttttgttcatttcttttacctttctgtgtttttctggaTGCTTGCCAAAGCACTCCTTATCCTCTATGGAATCCTGATTGTTTTCCATACACTGCCCAAGTCCGTCCTGGTGGCATCTCTCTTTTCAGTGGGCTATGGGTGCCCTTTGGTCATTGCTGTTATCACGGTGGCTGCCACTGAGCCTGGCAAAGGCTACCTACGGCCTGAGGCCTGCTGGCTCAATTGGGACACGACCAAGGCCCTTCTGGCCTTCGTGGTCCCAGCTCTGACCATTGTGGTCGTAAATCTGATCACAGTCACGGTGGTGATTGTCAAGACCCGGCGAGCCACCATCGGCAGTTCCATGTTCCAGGAGGTGAGAGCCATCGTGAGAATCAGTAAGAATATCGCCATCCTCACACCACTGCTGGGACTGACCTGGGGATTTGGAATAGCTATCGTCATCAACGACAGATCCCTGGCCTTCCACATTCTCTTCTCCTTGCTCAATGCGTTCCAG GGCTTCTTTATCTTGGTGTTTGGAACAATCCTGGATCCAAAG ATCAGAGAAGCCTTAAAAAATCGAGTAAACTCTGCAAAATGGATCTCCAGAATATCAGAG CAGAACCTTTCTTCTGACTACTCTTGTCACCCCACCAAAGGGCCAAGTTAA
- the ADGRF2 gene encoding adhesion G-protein coupled receptor F2 isoform X2, whose protein sequence is MNHTLLLCCLVFLWPTESCRTLCQAASKNKAKVSAKPHDVCDGFCVDDSHCSQPCPPDTLGNMGFLCRQKKWHKITDTCRTLTPLSLFEENLSSVSPFSENIKINKYPQKSETITDLLMQKCPKDLSCILANIQHSPRIPGNIAVIVQLLHNISTAVVTDVDEAKMQSYSIMANHILNSKSISNWTFIPEKNSSCVLLHSVNSFARKLLVHKHSIDISDVFIHTIGTTVSGENSGKNLTFSMRVNDTNTEVAGRVLISRDELRKLPSASQVVSIAFPTLGAILEASLLGKVTVNGLVLSVILPKELKRILLTFEKISKLEESRTQCVGWHSLESRWDQQACQMIQENFQQAVCKCRPSKLFTSFSILMSPHSLERPILIYITYIGLGISICSLILCLSIEALVWDRVTKTEISYLRHLCIANVAATLLMADVWFIVASFLSGPTTHHDGCVAATFFVHFFYLSVFFWMLAKALLILYGILIVFHTLPKSVLVASLFSVGYGCPLVIAVITVAATEPGKGYLRPEACWLNWDTTKALLAFVVPALTIVVVNLITVTVVIVKTRRATIGSSMFQEVRAIVRISKNIAILTPLLGLTWGFGIAIVINDRSLAFHILFSLLNAFQGFFILVFGTILDPKIREALKNRVNSAKWISRISENLSSDYSCHPTKGPS, encoded by the exons ATGAATCATACGCTTTTGCTGTGCTGCTTAGTGTTTCTTTGGCCCACAGAGTCCTGCAGGACATTATGCCAG GCTGCCAGCAAAAACAAGGCGAAGGTGTCTGCCAAACCACACG ATGTATGTGATGGCTTCTGTGTGGACGATTCCCACTGCAGTCAACCTTGCCCTCCAGACACTCTGGGAAATATGGGGTTTTTATGTAGGCAGAAGAAATGGCACAAGATCACTGATACCTGCCGGACTCTCACCCCCCTCAGCCTCTTTGAG GAGAACTTAAGCTCGGTTTcaccattttcagaaaatataaaaataaataagtatccCCAAAAGTCGGAGACCATTACAGATCTGTTGATGCAAAAGTGTCCGAAGGATTTGTCCTGTATCCTTGCGAACATTCAGCATTCTCCCCGGATCCCAGGAAACATCGCCGTCATCGTGCAGCTACTACACAACATCTCCACAGCGGTAGTAACGGATGTCGACGAGGCAAAGATGCAG AGTTACAGCATCATGGCCAACCACATTCTTAACAGCAAAAGCATCTCAAACTGGACCTTCATCCCTGAGAAAAACAGCAGCTGTGTCCTGCTACACTCAGTCAATTCCTTTGCAAGAAAGCTACTTGTACACAAACATTCCATTGACATATCGGATGTCTTCATTCATACTATAGGCACCACCGTATCTGGAGAGAACAGTGGAAagaatttaactttttcaatGAGAGTTAATGACACCAACACTGAGGTCGCTGGGAGGGTGCTGATCAGTAGAGATGAACTTCGAAAGTTGCCTTCCGCTTCTCAGGTCGTCAGCATTGCATTTCCAACTCTTGGAGCCATCTTAGAAGCCAGCCTTTTGGGAAAGGTCACGGTGAACGGGCTTGTCCTGTCTGTCATTTTGCCCAAGGAACTGAAACGAATCTTATTGACTTTTGAAAAGATCAGCAAGTTAGAGGAGAGCAGGACGCAGTGTGTTGGCTGGCACTCCTTGGAGAGCAGATGGGACCAGCAGGCCTGTCAAATGATCCAAGAAAACTTCCAACAAGCTGTCTGCAAATGTAGGCCAAGCAAGTTGTTTACCTCGTTCTCCATTCTCATGTCCCCCCACAGCTTGGAGCGTCCCATCCTGATTTACATCACGTACATAGGACTGGGCATTTCTATTTGCAGCTTGATCCTTTGCTTGTCCATCGAGGCCTTGGTTTGGGACCGAGTGACGAAGACCGAGATCTCGTATTTACGCCACTTGTGCATCGCTAATGTTGCGGCCACCTTGCTGATGGCTGATGTGTGGTTCATCGTGGCTTCCTTTCTTAGTGGTCCCACGACACACCACGATGGATGTGTGGCAGCGacattttttgttcatttcttttacctttctgtgtttttctggaTGCTTGCCAAAGCACTCCTTATCCTCTATGGAATCCTGATTGTTTTCCATACACTGCCCAAGTCCGTCCTGGTGGCATCTCTCTTTTCAGTGGGCTATGGGTGCCCTTTGGTCATTGCTGTTATCACGGTGGCTGCCACTGAGCCTGGCAAAGGCTACCTACGGCCTGAGGCCTGCTGGCTCAATTGGGACACGACCAAGGCCCTTCTGGCCTTCGTGGTCCCAGCTCTGACCATTGTGGTCGTAAATCTGATCACAGTCACGGTGGTGATTGTCAAGACCCGGCGAGCCACCATCGGCAGTTCCATGTTCCAGGAGGTGAGAGCCATCGTGAGAATCAGTAAGAATATCGCCATCCTCACACCACTGCTGGGACTGACCTGGGGATTTGGAATAGCTATCGTCATCAACGACAGATCCCTGGCCTTCCACATTCTCTTCTCCTTGCTCAATGCGTTCCAG GGCTTCTTTATCTTGGTGTTTGGAACAATCCTGGATCCAAAG ATCAGAGAAGCCTTAAAAAATCGAGTAAACTCTGCAAAATGGATCTCCAGAATATCAGAG AACCTTTCTTCTGACTACTCTTGTCACCCCACCAAAGGGCCAAGTTAA